One Etheostoma spectabile isolate EspeVRDwgs_2016 unplaced genomic scaffold, UIUC_Espe_1.0 scaffold00019298, whole genome shotgun sequence genomic region harbors:
- the LOC116684256 gene encoding trichohyalin — MSYLNKDSKVPKVPMYDQTEPKRSPFVYGRRLVPIVPQTGRQYAPVPDYYGQHNLRRHNTNLDKQQRVMAAPQKPSGILPRADWERIQSLLNQPKTKMSTRQEMVDRNAERQFSRVENKIMKAKRGGIQAAIQLERQTEKEYFDEIAAEETDFKKQKVQEALADARTKRLHQDGSVRTFNSAILRTQMQTENELLIGLKKEKQRCAEERERQYVIKMRRREEEVLIQEQKKASQKQTNIHSVTNYRSEQIKKKQQLREEERQKEKEERDQLRALAALHEQELRHEQEKKVESKKRLLQLRQREISSKILDGAKEARKGEEDKRQRVQVDMEEKLQQRKMDQAEKFQKLQVTKQMVYQKLAASKKKQAAMSSHEELEKLARATTEKDSKVAKQLKDKEESRAAMLKTIVNHRHKKVEEKEQKRKEEQQSKLDWCQAHKVSERLFLEEKKQKAQRINENQISCRGTNASLTAEKHARLQQLERQDREAARKQAEQIAEEDKLVQQYVQRELHKAADRDVQQLLAASTGRRGVLSKRGEPSYFGVRSEEPLPRYGTDQTRFIKRYQERNSLQLSMDTEPVHLPPLTRAAQLKSAEKGSRYLPKSTCVALPRLI; from the coding sequence ATGTCATACTTAAACAAAGACTCAAAGGTCCCAAAAGTCCCCATGTATGACCAGACGGAACCAAAGCGTTCGCCCTTCGTATATGGACGACGTCTCGTTCCCATCGTCCCCCAAACAGGCCGGCAGTACGCACCTGTGCCAGATTACTACGGTCAACATAACCTAAGACGACACAATACCAACTTAGATAAACAACAAAGGGTAATGGCTGCACCACAAAAACCCAGTGGCATTCTGCCCAGGGCTGACTGGGAAAGAATCCAGTCTTTGTTAAACCAGCCCAAGACCAAAATGTCCACCAGGCAAGAAATGGTGGACAGGAATGCTGAGCGTCAGTTCTCTAGAGTAGAGAACAAAATCATGAAAGCCAAAAGAGGAGGGATCCAAGCAGCAATTCAGCttgagaggcagacagagaagGAATACTTTGATGAGATCGCTGCAGAGGAGACTGACTTTAAGAAACAGAAAGTGCAGGAAGCTCTTGCAGACGCTAGGACGAAGAGGCTTCACCAGGATGGCTCCGTCAGAACATTTAACAGTGCCATCTTAAGGACACAGATGCAGACAGAGAATGAGCTACTCataggattaaaaaaagaaaaacaaagatgtgCTGAGGAACGAGAAAGACAGTATGTCATAAAGATGAGGCGTAGAGAGGAGGAAGTTCTGATTCAAGAGCAGAAGAAAGCTTCTCAGAAACAGACTAACATCCATTCTGTGACAAACTATCGCAGTGAGCAAATCAAGAAGAAGCAACAgctgagagaagaagagagacagaaggagaaggaagagagagatcaACTCCGGGCCCTTGCTGCCTTGCATGAACAGGAGCTAAGACATGAGCAAGAGAAAAAAGTGGAGTCAAAGAAAAGACTTTTACAGCTTCGACAAAGGGAGATCTCCAGTAAAATCCTTGACGGAGCGAAGGAGGCACGGAAAGGGGAGGAGGACAAAAGACAACGTGTTCAGGTTGACATGGAAGAAAAGCTGCAGCAAAGAAAAATGGACCAAGCTGAAAAGTTCCAAAAGCTTCAGGTAACAAAACAAATGGTTTATCAAAAACTGGCAGCCAGTAAAAAGAAGCAGGCTGCCATGTCGAGCCATGAGGAGCTGGAGAAATTAGCCAGGGCAACGACTGAGAAAGATTCTAAAGTAGCCAAGCAGCTAAAGGACAAGGAGGAGAGTAGGGCTGCTATGCTCAAGACTATTGTTAATCACAGACACAAAAAGGTAGAggagaaagagcagaagaggaaggaagagcAACAAAGCAAACTGGACTGGTGTCAGGCCCACAAAGTGTCTGAAAGGTTGTTTCTagaagagaagaaacaaaaggCTCAGAGGATTAACGAAAATCAAATCAGTTGTCGAGGCACCAATGCCAGCCTAACGGCTGAAAAACACGCCCGTCTCCAACAGCTGGAAAGACAGGATCGAGAAGCTGCACGAAAGCAAGCAGAACAGATTGCTGAGGAGGACAAACTAGTCCAGCAGTATGTCCAACGTGAACTTCACAAGGCTGCAGACAGAGATGTTCAGCAACTTTTGGCTGCAAGCACAGGAAGGCGTGGTGTCCTTTCTAAGAGGGGGGAGCCCAGCTACTTTGGTGTAAGAAGTGAAGAACCATTGCCCAGATATGGTACTGACCAGACGCGCTTTATAAAACGTTATCAGGAGCGCAACAGCCTGCAGCTCAGCATGGATACGGAGCCCGTACATCTGCCCCCCCTTACCAGAGCAGCCCAGCTGAAGTCAGCAGAGAAAGGATCCCGCTACCTTCCAAAATCTACGTGTGTAGCATTGCCCAGActgatttaa